The genomic DNA GAAATCATTAACACTTCTGATGATGGCAGATCTCAAGATACAATTAAAGGACAAAGACAAATGTCAGCACCCCGGAGGTGCCACGTGGTTGTGTGGAATGGCAAATTTGGCAGTGTTGCTAGACAGCGAGGAAGAGCAAAGCATGTGAAATATCAGAGTCAGAGCCGAACGCAGACACAGCCACGTATCAGTGCTTGAGGCACACTGAAGTGGTATGTACGCTAAAGGAGCTGCCAATGCTTGTGGTATTCTTAAAAAGTATTCATGACTCAACACATCCAAAATGAATCTGCTTATCTTAGATAGCCATATGGTCTTATGGTGTTTGTTAGAAGAATAATGATCTTTATTAGTACCAGCTACAATTTCAGAACTTGAGGAATGTGTCCTTCATCTTCTGGAGGTCCTTCTCGCTTCTCGGAGCTGAGGCTTTGATTGAGCAGGGACTAATGCAGTGCGGAAGCAAGTGTGTGTTAAAAGCAACATTCTTTCAACAAGCTGCATGAGATCAATGCATATTCGTCTTGTAACATTGATCAAGGAAACAAGTGATGTATAAATGATTTTACAACAGATGGCTTAAAGAGGTGTTTTTAACACAGTTCAGGGGAATTTTAGTAACAGACCATTAAAAtggttttagttttattttatgagTTGCATTGCTGAAGCACTTGCCCAAGTCACAGGCCTCCTAGTTTTGATGCACTACCAAAGCATCTCTTAAGGGACAATCTTTAGCAGCAGAGACCTTACGCTCTCCCTGGAGAAGATGGACAACGCATGTATGAAAAGTAAGATGAGAAACTTCTAGGCATGCCGAGTACAAAGTAGGATCTTTGAAAAGTGGCAAGTCAAGTAAAACAACTAAAATTCTCCCTGCATGGCGCAGTCAGTCTTTTGATAGCATTTGCAAAGCAATAATTATCATAActtaaaaacttaaaaactgaaaaaagcaaacaatcccACTGTTTCAGCTACTGTGTATCTAATTACTAAAGACAGTCTTTTTATAACTGCATTTTTGTAATGTACGTGcacattgtttttatttgtaaaaaacCTGTTTGGAATAAAATAGCAATCTTGAGCCTGATTCTCCTGTTAACTCAGAAGCAATGCTAGAAGTGGTCCTGGTACCTCAGCAGAGATACTTTAATGTAAAGGCAAAGTAAGATCCAAGCTGGGACCAATGCCGTATTTCAGGAGAAGTATGCATTTCCTTTTTCAAGAGAACATAGAAAATGCTGGTAGAATAGGCCAGCTCTGAAGACTTTagagaaataatgaaaatctCAATGTGGCTGTAAAAAGTGTTCCTTTTACCATTCAAGCAGCTGCACTTGTTTTCACCAGTTGTAGTCTGGCTCTTTAGTGAAGAGCTACTTTGGAAAATGTAATCCCTTGGAGTTGTTTGTCCAGTTACCTTTGTCTTAATTGACAAGCTTAGGCAGTCGAAAGGAAAGGGTAGGAGGGAACAGGTCTTAGCACACTTATGGGCATCTCCTCCTGTAATTCATGTCATTAAAAGGTCTCTGACAtatgactttatttatttatttatggttttAGGCTTGTTTCTGCTCAAGCACGGATCTGGTGGGACGAGTTTTTTCACAGGGCAGGTTGTTTGCAAACTTTGGAGCCCAAAAGGTGCAGCTGCTCTAAAAATAACACAGGATGCAAGAACTGGTTTGGGAAGGTCTCTCTCTGCCTGAGTCCAGAGGCATCTCCTGAAATGCTGCCATTAGGGGAAATGCTTGCCTTGTAAACAGAGCTGGCCTAATTTCTAGAGGTGCTGAACATCGACCTGCAGTGGTTGCTGGTAGGTCCTGAGCACACAAAATCTGGAAGCAGGACAAATGTTAGTGGCTGGGATTTTATCAGAAACACGCCTGAGCAAATTCACGATTAGCAGGGTAAAGGGTGCAACCAAAGAGAGCAAATAATTGCCCCTCAGCCAGTAACCTCTGCAAGCAGAGTTGGGCACACGGACTCCAGGAGACCTGCCAGCTCCTGGCCTTCTTGCTACCACCACCAGAACAAGACGTTTGTCACAGCCAAGGTCTGTATGTGCATGAATCACCTCTTTGTCTGCTCGTTCTTTGCAGGGTGACGTCCCCAATGACCCAGTGTTTAGCTTCAAGAGGAGGCCAACAGTCTTGCTGTCCTGGTGCAGAGCTGCCCAGGAAGGCTTTTCAAGGAGGTCACAGAGGAAAAAACCTGGCTGCAGAGTCCCAAATACAGCTGGGACTGAACCACAGGCAAGAATTTGAGCAATGTCCCCTCTCATCCACACGAGCTGTGATGCAGGGGTAAGAGTGTCTTGTGTAGAGCTTAGACATAATATTCTCTATTTTTGATTTGCTGGATCTTTAAAAAACGCAATGGTGTATCTACCACTGAATTAAGCAGTGTTTGCTTTTCAAACCTTCCACATTTGTATTTTTAGCTCCATTTTGGCATTCACTCTTTTGGTTGGAATATATAACACACTCAGTTATTTAGCCTGCCTGGACCAAATTCAGCATATGTGTAACTCCATGGGCTTTAGCAGAAGCTACGTTCAAGGTGAATTACTCTCTATGGGGCTAAGGAAATACAGCTTCTGTAGAAATGCATGTCAGCTCCCTCTGTAAATGCTACACTATTTCCATCCATGGTTATTCCTTTGTGGTTTGGGTTATGTATTTACATTTTACGGAATAAATACTACAGCTTTCCCCATGACTAACACTTCTTAGTAACCAATGAGCTACTCAAATACACTATTGCCTCCTACAAGAGCCTAAACCACACTGTTCTCCGCTGGGTTTCTGTCCCCAGCTGGCCACCTCCTAGCACAGAGGCATGGTTAACCAGCGTTACATAAGTAACTTTGGATCTGAATTTAATAGGCCGGCTTACTAGAAAAGGTACTGGGTAGCGCGGGACTGCGTTCCTCAGAGACAAACGTTTTAAACATGGACACTGTCTGATCGTGACAAAATCTGAGTGAGGTCTTCAGACAAAGGGAGagacatattgctgcttctcccaCAATGAGAGCGCAAGTTGCTTTTTCTAATCCAGAGGTCTGTTTTAAAAGCTGTGCTATACAGGCACTTGCATAAACTTTGTTTATAGACTGgaatattttcaatgaaaatgttatttaactttaaaaagttgCACGGCAGCTACTCCAAAAATTGTTTTCCCTTGTTAAGAATAACACACAGTGTGATACATTTGAAATGGTGATAGCAATATTTCACAAATTTTGATGGATTCATAGTCCAAATACCTTGCTAACAGATGTTTCTTTTAAACTCGGAGTGCTATAGGAATAACTCAGAGATATTACAGCGTCAGCACTGCCTTTTATCTGTATGTGTCCTTTCAGTGACATCCCTAGGCTTTTTTAATGCATGGGTCCAGTCTGAGCAAAAAAGTTCAAATATTAGCAGAAGTCATAGTCGAGTTTGAGTTTTGGGGCAGTACTTCTGGTCCGTAGGGAAGCTGATGTGTGCTCCCTCAGGCCTGTTGTATACTTGGGCACAGCAGCCTGGTGATTTGTGGGAATCTGCTGGTTTACAGTCGTCATTTCTGAACTTGCTGTTGGTTGTGGTTAATTTATGAACTTTAGCCCTGCACATCAAAATCTTAGCAAAGAGCAGAGCCTGGTATAAAGACTTAGGAAGATGGGGCACATCTGGATTCTTCCAGGTGGCTGAACCTATAGTTTCATGCCTTAAGTCAGCAAAATCCTTATTGACTGCAGTGAAAGAGGCACGCGTATGAAAACTAAAAGATGGTAATACGGTTTCAGTGATGGCTTTTTTAGAACAAGGAATCTAGAGATGCCATACGCTCCTCTGACCGTATCTTCCGGTCTCATAAATTAACAAACTTTTCTCTCCTTGGGTGATACTTTGCCCAACACAAAGGGATACGCCAGCAGGGCAAAGGGACAACGTTTTGAAGCCCTGCTGGAGTTCTCCTCGTTGGGGTTGTTCAGGAGGGGACATCACATAACTCTTTATGGAGGGCCCTCTCCCAGGAGCAACCTTCTCCACGCTGTGTTTGTACGCCACCCCCAGCATGCCCAGTTGGTGCTGCGTGTTAGCCGGCAGAGTGCTCCTCCCGCCCGGGAAGAGCCTGGAAAGCCAGCCTCTCGCTCCCGACCCCAGAGCTGGCCCTGGCACATGAGCAGGGCAACCTTTGGGAATGCTGGGGCTGATGGGAGCATCCTTCCTCCGGGCAACCCCTGATCCTACCCCTCCAGTGTGACCAGACTGTGCCCGTGCACAGCCCAGCCTGGCGGTGGTGGTGCTTGCCCTCAGGAGGAGGGGTGCCCCCTCCAGGAGGGGTCTGGGAACCCGGCCGGGCAGGAAAGGGGGAGCGCGAGTTATCCTGACGGCTGCAAAGGGAAGGGGGATGAGAAGGGAGAGAAAATCTAGTGGGCGGGTGGGAACCAAGGGCAGGGAGTGGGGATAATCCacaagcctggcaccggcctccCAGTCGCCGGGAGCGCGTAGGGGCTTcccggcagcacagccctgggggagCCTGaccgggcccggccgcgggtgGGTGGTGTGAGCAAGGGAGGAACCAGGTCTCCCCCTCCATCCTTTTCTGCGTGCAGCTGCTTTTCATTCCCAAGCGCTCCCTCCCCTCTCGTAACGGCAGAGGCGCTTGCCGAGTTTCCCCCATCCGAGCTGGCCTCGCCGAGGGTCCgtccgctcggccccggcgcgcccctcgccccggccgtGCGGAGACAGGAGGGGACGCCGGGGGATGCACCTGAGCGCAGCCGGGACGGCGCACGgcgagaagaaggaggagaaacctCCCGAGGGCACCTCGCTTTTTTGCACCTCCCGCTGAAAAACCCACCTGAGGCGCGGCCGGGGCTCTGCCGTcggggccgcccccccggggcgccgggcgccgccgccgccgccgcccgggagcctggcgcgggcggcggggcgggccgggccgtcccccgcggggccgggccgggccgggcgggggcgggggcgggccgggggcggcgggccggggccggggccggcggggtgcGCGGCTCCACGTGACTGCGGGGCCGGGAGAAaaccggggccggcggcggcggcggccgcactGCGCCCGGGCGGCGATCGCGGGAGGCGCTCGGCAGCCGCTGCCCCGAGGCTTTCGGCGCGCTGGGTCCGGGCTGGCTCTCCAGAATCATGGACTGTGCTGATATGCCTTGCTTGCTGTCAGTGAGTACAGCCCTCTTCTTCCTCGGCGtcgcttttcttttcctttttttaattattgttattatcattattattactttttttaatcctcctccctgtcccccccccccccccgccggagtCCGGCGGCGGGACGCGAACTCGCGgcccgccgagccgggcgccccttccccttctcttagcccggcggcgccgcagcttcggcccgggccggcccggccgggcccagcggggcgagcggggccgcgaTGCGGCGGGGACCCGCCTggccgcggcggctgccgggctGCGAGCAACCCGCGGCCAGCGGCTAATCCCCTGCCCTCGGGACGCGCCTGCCGCCGCTCGGGGGCTTCTTCTGATCTCGTTTGGCCATTTATTGTTATTACTTTTAAATTTCctcggaagaggaggaggaggaggaggggggttgCTTTTCATCCTGACTTTCCTTGTTGTTTGTTGTTGCGTTTTTTACACCCCAGAGACACCATGATTCCTGGTAACCGAATGCTGATGGTCATCCTACTATGCCAAGTCCTGCTAGGAGGTACTAACCATGCTAGCCTGATACCGGAGACCGGCAGGAAGAAAGTCGCAGAGCTTCAGGGACAAGCCGGATCCGGACGCCGCTCTGCCCAAAGCCATGAACTCTTGCGGGGTTTCGAAACAACTCTGCTCCAGATGTTTGGGCTGCGAAGGCGGCCTCAGCCCAGCAAGTCAGCCGTCATTCCTGGTTACATGCTGGATCTCTATCGGCTCCAGTccggagaagaggaggaaagtcTCCAGGAAATTAGCCTGCAATACCCGGAGCGATCGACCAGCCGGGCAAACACCGTGAGGAGCTTCCACCATGAAGGTCAGTGATGGGAGGAGGTAAATTCCCAGTGCCGGTAGCGATGGGGATTTTGGTGTGTTTGGAGGCTCGCGATCGCATCAGAAGCGGGATGTGCCTGGCCCTAAATTTATGGGAGGAAAACCACcccccctgccccaagcctgctGCGTGTGGGTGACAAGCATGctgctctctgttttttccagcatCTTGTGCTTAACCCGAGCTTGACTGTATTTTGAGGTGCTTTCGCTTCTGTTGACAACAGCAAGTTTCCTTTGGTCCCTCTGCCACGGGGTCACTCCCTGGGCTTGTATGGATTTAATGGCTCTGGATCGGATGCGGGAGTAAAGTTGAGGGCGGGATCTCGCCCCTGGTGTGTTTCTTTTGAACTATCAAAGCGATTGCTGCCTggttttgctcttaaaaaaaaaaaaaaaaaaaaaaaactactcgAATTTAATACTTACAGCTGTGTGTTTATAAGGTTTATTCAATAGGCCCTTGTAATCTGATCCAAATGTTTCCTAGCGGATGTTTCTTTTCCAAAGTAAATCTGAATTATTAATCCAGCCGCATCATTACTGTGTTGgaatttgcttctctttctccctctgccccctgcGCTGCGTTACAAGGCACCTCTGTGCTCCCCGGCGCCGCACCTCGCCGCGGAGATgcttttggggtggggaggaggcgAAGGGGGTGAAGCCTGGCCGAAATGGAAAGCGAGGCGGGAAGGGGTGACCCGGTCCGGTTCCCCGCGCGCGGCGGCTGAGCCAGCGGCGCCGGGGCAGGGACCGCGCCGGGTCCGCCCGGGAGGGATGCGCCGGAGCGGTgcccgcggctgccgggcagGTGTGTGCGTGTCGCGGCCGCGCTGGGGCTCGCGGCTGAGTGCCCCGAGGTTGACGCGCTCTTTCTTTTTGTACTGCTTtttccccgtccccctccctgcTCCTCGTCCGCTCCGCTCCAGAGCACCTGGAGGCTGTGCCGGGCCCCAGCGAGGCGCCCCGGATCCGCTTCGTCTTCAACCTCAGCAGCGTGCCGGAAAACGAGGTGATCTcctcggcagagctgcggctGTACCGGGAGCAGGTGGAGGAGCCGAGCGCGGCGTGGGAGAGGGGCTTCCACCGGATAAACATTTACGAAGTGATGAAGCCGCTGTCGGAGCGCGCTCAGGCCATTACGCGCCTGTTGGACACGCGTCTGGTGCACCACAACGTGACGCGCTGGGAGACCTTTGATGTGAGCCCGGCCGTGATCCGGTGGACCAAGGACAAGCAGCCGAACCACGGGCTGGTGATCGAGGTGACCCACCTCCACCACGCACAGACTCATCAGGGCAAACACGTCAGGATTAGCCGATCTTTACCTCAAGGGCGCGGGGACTGGGCTCAGCTCAGGCCGCTCCTGGTCACTTTTGGGCACGACGGGCGAGGCCACACGCTGACCCGCAGAGCCCGCCGGAGCCCCAAGCACCAGCGTTCccgcaagaacaaaaaaaactgcCGCCGCCATGCCCTCTATGTGGATTTCAGCGACGTGGGCTGGAACGACTGGATCGTGGCGCCCCCGGGGTACCAGGCGTTTTACTGCCACGGGGACTGCCCCTTCCCTCTGGCCGACCACCTCAACTCCACCAACCACGCCATCGTGCAGACGCTGGTGAACTCCGTGAACTCCAGCATCCCCAAGGCTTGCTGCGTGCCCACGGAGCTGAGCGCCATCTCCATGCTCTACCTGGATGAGTATGACAAAGTGGTCCTGAAAAACTACCAGGAGATGGTGGTGGAGGGGTGCGGGTGCCGCTgacccccttccccgccgccctctcctcccccttctctctccctcccgtcccaccccccccccccgaactgCTTGCTATAGCTGGACTCTTCTCTAAACTAAACGTTCACCTTGACCTTATTTATGACTTTATGTGCAAATGTTTTTGACAATAATGATCATATATTttgacaaaatatatttataactacatattaaaagaaaaaaataaaatgagtcaTTATTTTAAAGGTAAACGCATTTTTGTGTCTCACCTCTCAGGGTGCTGCCGAGGCTGTGTTGGCCAGGAGCGCAGCTGGGAATATGTCCCTCTCCTTCTCATCTTCTTCCACCCACCctgctttccctccccttcccccctccccccaaaaaaaaggctttgcaaaTTTTAGTCTTTCTATTTCTCGCCGAGGTACCGCGGATCCCCCTGTGCTCGGGCTGCGCCACGTGGGAGATGAGGCTCCCCGGAGATTTAAGAGCTGCTTCTCCCCCGGCCGATGGGAATAGAGCCGACCTTGCTAACCCGGCCCAAGCGTTTGCAAAGCAACCCtccaaaaatgcatttgaaaagaagGTGAAGGCTTTACCTGAGGGCTTTATGCTAAACCCACCGGGTTTTATACCCTTCGTCCATCTTCGGGATTCCCCAGGTTTTAAAACTATTaacattttctcccctcctcccccccccagtggAGATTGGCTTCTTTGGGAAGCTTCAAAGGTTTGCATGGGTCCTTTGAAGATCAAATCACCCCattacaatgcaaaaaaaaaaaaaaaaaacccaaaacaaaagatATCTGGAGCAGTTAAATTTGTGTTAGCTAATAGCTACCTGTGCTGTGTCCTTTCCAAATTGCTTCCGAGCAGGAAGGTGATCAGAGCTAAACAGGTACGGTTGTAGGTGGCTAGAGCCTGCAGTCCTTGGCTCCAGTGCCTTGGCCTGGCGCTGTTTGGCTTGGAaaggagggagccgggccgcgggctgagcggcgcggcggggtgcGCGCTCTCGCcgcagcgggaagggagggcagccccgGGGGAGGGAGAGgcgatgcattttttttttttcccccctcttatttttttggtttcttaACGACTGAAGCTCTCCGACCCTCCGAAAGGGGCAGCTTAGTTGAGACCAATAAAAATCCGAGCGGAAAGGTTGCCAACAGCCTTGGCTGCCTGAAGAGCGCAGGTGGAGAGAGGAGATGGGgacggtggcggggggggggtaaGGCACGGCCCCACGTTTCTCTcggaaacaacaaaaaacccctcaaCCCCTGAACTCGGCTGTGCCAGAGGGGCTTTCCCACCCCTCCGTCCCACCGGGCGAGCGGGCCGCAGCATCCCCCTCCA from Struthio camelus isolate bStrCam1 chromosome 5, bStrCam1.hap1, whole genome shotgun sequence includes the following:
- the BMP4 gene encoding bone morphogenetic protein 4 isoform X1; the encoded protein is MVFALRSLQPIEKAGTEQERSKSTESWSTCPSPMRILWCLMKGQLTLVTSPMTQCLASRGGQQSCCPGAELPRKAFQGGHRGKNLAAESQIQLGLNHRQEFEQCPLSSTRAVMQGDTMIPGNRMLMVILLCQVLLGGTNHASLIPETGRKKVAELQGQAGSGRRSAQSHELLRGFETTLLQMFGLRRRPQPSKSAVIPGYMLDLYRLQSGEEEESLQEISLQYPERSTSRANTVRSFHHEEHLEAVPGPSEAPRIRFVFNLSSVPENEVISSAELRLYREQVEEPSAAWERGFHRINIYEVMKPLSERAQAITRLLDTRLVHHNVTRWETFDVSPAVIRWTKDKQPNHGLVIEVTHLHHAQTHQGKHVRISRSLPQGRGDWAQLRPLLVTFGHDGRGHTLTRRARRSPKHQRSRKNKKNCRRHALYVDFSDVGWNDWIVAPPGYQAFYCHGDCPFPLADHLNSTNHAIVQTLVNSVNSSIPKACCVPTELSAISMLYLDEYDKVVLKNYQEMVVEGCGCR
- the BMP4 gene encoding bone morphogenetic protein 4 isoform X3 — translated: MDCADMPCLLDTMIPGNRMLMVILLCQVLLGGTNHASLIPETGRKKVAELQGQAGSGRRSAQSHELLRGFETTLLQMFGLRRRPQPSKSAVIPGYMLDLYRLQSGEEEESLQEISLQYPERSTSRANTVRSFHHEEHLEAVPGPSEAPRIRFVFNLSSVPENEVISSAELRLYREQVEEPSAAWERGFHRINIYEVMKPLSERAQAITRLLDTRLVHHNVTRWETFDVSPAVIRWTKDKQPNHGLVIEVTHLHHAQTHQGKHVRISRSLPQGRGDWAQLRPLLVTFGHDGRGHTLTRRARRSPKHQRSRKNKKNCRRHALYVDFSDVGWNDWIVAPPGYQAFYCHGDCPFPLADHLNSTNHAIVQTLVNSVNSSIPKACCVPTELSAISMLYLDEYDKVVLKNYQEMVVEGCGCR
- the BMP4 gene encoding bone morphogenetic protein 4 isoform X2, encoding MTQCLASRGGQQSCCPGAELPRKAFQGGHRGKNLAAESQIQLGLNHRQEFEQCPLSSTRAVMQGDTMIPGNRMLMVILLCQVLLGGTNHASLIPETGRKKVAELQGQAGSGRRSAQSHELLRGFETTLLQMFGLRRRPQPSKSAVIPGYMLDLYRLQSGEEEESLQEISLQYPERSTSRANTVRSFHHEEHLEAVPGPSEAPRIRFVFNLSSVPENEVISSAELRLYREQVEEPSAAWERGFHRINIYEVMKPLSERAQAITRLLDTRLVHHNVTRWETFDVSPAVIRWTKDKQPNHGLVIEVTHLHHAQTHQGKHVRISRSLPQGRGDWAQLRPLLVTFGHDGRGHTLTRRARRSPKHQRSRKNKKNCRRHALYVDFSDVGWNDWIVAPPGYQAFYCHGDCPFPLADHLNSTNHAIVQTLVNSVNSSIPKACCVPTELSAISMLYLDEYDKVVLKNYQEMVVEGCGCR